One part of the Populus alba chromosome 18, ASM523922v2, whole genome shotgun sequence genome encodes these proteins:
- the LOC118040655 gene encoding signal peptidase complex subunit 3B: MHSFGYRANALLTFALTILALMCAIASFSDNFSFPYPSAQIQIVKFNWFQKQAHGNDEVSLTMNITADLQSLFTWNTKQLFIFVAAEYETPQNSLNQVSLWDAIIPAKEHAKFWIQTANKYRFIDQGSNLRGKEFNLTLHWHVMPKTGKMFADKLVMSGFRLPEEHR, translated from the exons ATGCATTCGTTCGGATACAGAGCGAACGCATTGCTAACGTTCGCCTTGACTATACTGGCGTTAATGTGTGCCATCGCTTCTTTCTCTGACAACTTCAGTTTCCCTTATCCTTCTGCCCAAATCCAG ATAGTGAAATTCAACTGGTTTCAAAAGCAGGCACATGGAAATGATGAG GTCAGCCTCACCATGAATATAACAGCTGATTTACAGTCACTGTTTACATGGAACACAAAGCAG CTTTTCATATTTGTAGCAGCTGAGTATGAAACCCCCCAGAACTCATTGAACCAG GTGTCTCTCTGGGATGCTATTATACCTGCCAAAGAGCATGCGAAATTTTGGATTCAAACTGCAAACAAGTACCGTTTTATTGATCAG GGAAGCAATCTTCGTGGTAAGGAATTCAACTTGACGTTGCACTGGCATGTCATGCCCAAGACTGGCAAGATGTTTGCTGACAAATTAGTCATGTCTGGATTCCGCTTGCCTGAGGAGCATAGATGA
- the LOC118040659 gene encoding glutamyl-tRNA(Gln) amidotransferase subunit C, chloroplastic/mitochondrial isoform X1: MGSRAVLLLKGPSPPKHSILFLLNHKKISPAPSIRRFTTKATANGSSLEPPDVARLAETARISLTPQQVEEFGPKIRQVIDWFGQIQAVDLDSVEPSIRADTEGDNLRHDNPETFENREAIIAAVPNYEDPYVKVPKVLNKE, translated from the exons atgggaaGTAGAGCTGTTTTGCTACTCAAAGGACCATCACCACCAAAGCATAGCATTCTCTTCCTtctaaaccacaaaaaaatcaGCCCCGCTCCTTCAATACGAAGATTCACAACAAAAGCAACAGCCAATGGGTCCTCTCTTGAACCACCAGATGTCGCTCGCTTGGCTGAAACTGCTAGAATTTCACTAACCCCACAGCAg GTTGAAGAGTTCGGCCCTAAAATCCGACAAGTGATTGATTG GTTTGGACAAATTCAAGCTGTTGACCTTGACAGTGTGGAACCCTCAATCAGAGCAG ACACTGAAGGTGACAACTTGCGTCATGATAATCCTGAAACGTTTGAGAACAG GGAAGCTATCATTGCTGCTGTACCAAACTATGAGGATCCTTACGTCAAAGTTCCGAAGGTTTTGAACAAGGAATGA
- the LOC118040659 gene encoding glutamyl-tRNA(Gln) amidotransferase subunit C, chloroplastic/mitochondrial isoform X2: MGSRAVLLLKGPSPPKHSILFLLNHKKISPAPSIRRFTTKATANGSSLEPPDVARLAETARISLTPQQVEEFGPKIRQVIDWFGQIQAVDLDSVEPSIRAGKLSLLLYQTMRILTSKFRRF; this comes from the exons atgggaaGTAGAGCTGTTTTGCTACTCAAAGGACCATCACCACCAAAGCATAGCATTCTCTTCCTtctaaaccacaaaaaaatcaGCCCCGCTCCTTCAATACGAAGATTCACAACAAAAGCAACAGCCAATGGGTCCTCTCTTGAACCACCAGATGTCGCTCGCTTGGCTGAAACTGCTAGAATTTCACTAACCCCACAGCAg GTTGAAGAGTTCGGCCCTAAAATCCGACAAGTGATTGATTG GTTTGGACAAATTCAAGCTGTTGACCTTGACAGTGTGGAACCCTCAATCAGAGCAG GGAAGCTATCATTGCTGCTGTACCAAACTATGAGGATCCTTACGTCAAAGTTCCGAAGGTTTTGA
- the LOC118040658 gene encoding uncharacterized protein isoform X2, with protein MSTDTDTLLLEFPYQPLWTNVYVRNHGRATVPLFWSRVQVQGQISLLCSGVLSFGLAHYASSEFELLAEELLMSDSVIKVYGALRMSVKMFLMWNSQMLIDGGEDATVGTSLLEASNLVVLKESSVIHSNANLGVHGQGLLNLSGPGNWIEAQRLVLSLFYSIHVAPGSVLRGPVENATSDAITPRLHCQLEECPSELLHPPEDCNVNSSLSFTLQICRVEDITVEGLIEGSVVHFHRARTIYVPSSGTISASGMGCTGGVGRGNVLSNGVGSGGGHGGKGGSACYNDSCIEGGVSYGNAELPCELGSGSGEEMSAGSTAGGGIIVMGSLEHPLSSLSVEGSVRADGESFKGVTRDQLVVMNGTGGGPGGGSGGTILLFLHTLDVGGYAVLSSVGGYGSPKGGGGGGGGRVHFHWSDIPTGDVYQPIARVNGSIHTWGGLGRDEGHAGENGTVSGKACPKGLYGIFCEECPAGTYKNVTGSDRALCRPCPADDIPHRAAYVTVRGGIAKTPCPYKCVSDRFHMPHCYTALEELIYTFGGPWLFGLLLLGLLILLALVLSVARMKFVGVDELPGPAPTQHGSQIDHSFPFLESLNEVLETNRAEESQSHVHRMYFMGRNTFSEPWHLPHTPPEQIKEIVYEGAFNTFVDEINGIAAYQWWEGAIYSILSVLAYPLAWSWQQWRRRIKLQRLREFVRSEYDHACLRSCRSRALYEGLKVAATSDLMLVYLDFFLGGDEKRTDIPARLHQRFPMSILFGGDGSYMAPFSIQSDNILTSLMSQMVPPTTWYRMAAGLNAQLRLVRRGRLRVTFRPVLRWLETHANPALRIHGIHVDLAWFQATTSGHCQYGLLVYAVEEENEHIFIEGIDGVKQVEEESRGVNNTHSENQSCHWREEMLVSQAHRSSYGGIIVTNSLRMLKERRDLFYLISFIVHNTKPVGHQDLVGLVISMLLLGDFSLVLLTLLQLYSISLVDVFLVLFILPLGILMPFPAGINALFSHGPRRSAGLARIYALWNVTSLINVVVAFICGYIHYNSQSPSSKKFPFQPWNISMDESEWWIFPAGLVACKILQSQLVNWHIANLEIQDRSLYSNDFELFWQS; from the exons ATGTCTACTGATACAGATACGCTTCTATTGGAGTTTCCTTATCAGCCTCTCTGGACAAACGTTTATGTTCGAAATCATGGCAGGGCTACTGTTCCATTGTTCTGGAGTCGTGTCCAG GTCCAAGGACAAATAAGTCTGTTATGTAGTGGAGTCTTAAGCTTTGGGCTGGCTCATTATGCTTCATCAGAGTTTGAATTGCTGGCCGAAGAGCTTTTAATGAGTGACTCTGTAATCAAG GTATATGGTGCTCTACGCATGAGTGTAAAAATGTTCTTAATGTGGAATTCCCAAATGCTCATAGATGGGGGTGAAGATGCAACTGTTGGGACTTCTTTACTTGAGGCTAGCAATCTAGTTGTTCTCAAG GAATCATCTGTCATACATTCTAATGCCAATCTGGGAGTTCATGGTCAAGGTCTATTGAATTTGTCAGGACCAGGCAATTGGATCGAAGCTCAACGTTTGGTTCTATCACTATTTTACAGTATTCAT GTTGCACCTGGATCTGTTTTGCGTGGTCCTGTTGAGAATGCAACAAGTGATGCTAT TACACCACGGCTCCATTGCCAACTTGAAGAGTGCCCTTCTGAACTACTTCACCCCCCTGAAGATTGCAATGTGAACTCATCTCTTTCTTTTACTCTTCAG ATATGCCGAGTGGAGGATATAACTGTTGAAGGACTTATAGAAGGATCTGTTGTTCATTTTCATCGGGCCAGAACAATATATGTTCCGTCTTCTGGAACAATAAGTGCGTCTGGCATGG GTTGCACTGGTGGTGTGGGTAGAGGTAATGTTTTAAGCAATGGTGTTGGCAGTGGTGGTGGCCATGGTGGTAAAGGTGGGTCTGCATGTTACAACGATAGTTGTATTGAGGGTGGTGTTTCATATGGTAATGCAGAGTTACCTTGTGAACTTGGTAGTGGAAGTGGAGAGGAAATGTCTGCTGGTTCTACTGCAGGTGGTGGtattatag TAATGGGTTCATTGGAGCATCCCTTGTCAAGTTTGTCTGTTGAAGGTTCAGTCAGAGCTGATGGTGAAAGTTTTAAAGGAGTCACCAGAGATCAACTGGTTGTCATGAATGGTACTGGTGGAGGTCCTGGCGGTGGCTCTGGAGGAACTATTCTTCTGTTCTTGCATACTCTAGATGTTGGTGGGTATGCTGTTCTTTCAAGTGTTGGGGGATATGGTAGTCCGAAGGGGGgcggtggaggtggtggtggaagGGTTCACTTCCATTGGTCAGACATTCCAACTGGGGACGTGTACCAGCCCATTGCTCGTGTGAATGGAAGCATCCACACTTG GGGAGGATTGGGAAGAGATGAGGGTCATGCTGGGGAAAACGGGACAGTGTCAGGGAAAGCTTGCCCAAAGGGGTTGTATGGAATATTTTGTGAG GAATGCCCAGCTGGAACATACAAGAATGTAACTGGATCCGATAGAGCTCTCTGTCGTCCTTGCCCTGCTGATGATATTCCTCATCGTGCTGCATATGTAACTGTTCGAG GTGGTATTGCCAAAACACCATGTCCTTACAAATGTGTTTCAGACAGATTTCACATGCCACATTGTTATACAGCCCTGGAAGAGTTGATTTACACTTTTGGTGGGCCATGGCTGTTTGGACTTCTTCTTTTGGGTCTCCTAATCCTCTTAGCTCTGGTGCTCAGTGTTGCTCGGATGAAATTTGTTGGGGTGGATGAATTACCTGGTCCAGCTCCCACTCAACATGGTTCTCAGATAGATCATTCTTTTCCCTTCCTGGAGTCATTGAATGAG GTCCTGGAGACAAATAGAGCTGAGGAGTCTCAGAGTCATGTGCACAGAATGTATTTTATGGGCCGTAATACTTTCAGTGAGCCTTGGCATCTTCCCCACACTCCTCCTGAGCAAATAAAAGAGATTGT ATATGAGGGTGCATTCAATACATTTGTGGATGAGATTAATGGTATAGCTGCTTATCAATGGTGGGAAGGTGCAATTTACAGTATACTTTCTGTTCTCGCATACCCCCTTGCATGGTCATGGCAGCAATGGAGACGGAGGATCAAATTGCAAAGACTGCGAGAGTTTGTTCGATCAGAGTATGATCATGCTTGCTTGCGCTCTTGCCGTTCACGGGCTCTCTATGAAGGGCTCAAG GTAGCTGCAACGTCTGATTTAATGCTCGTGTACTTGGATTTCTTCCTTGGTGGAGATGAGAAAAGAACTGATATTCCTGCTCGCCTACATCAAAGATTTCCAATGTCTATTCTTTTTGGAGGTGATGGAAGTTATATGGCTCCTTTCTCAATTCAAAGTGACAATATTCTTACCAGCCTCATGAGCCAG ATGGTCCCTCCTACCACGTGGTATCGAATGGCAGCTGGTTTGAATGCACAGCTGCGCTTAGTTCGTCGTGGGCGGCTAAGAGTAACTTTTCGACCTGTCCTGAGATGGCTTGAAACACATGCAAATCCAGCTTTGAGAATCCATGGGATACATGTTGATCTTGCGTGGTTTCAGGCTACTACTTCTGGTCATTGCCAGTATGGACTTTTGGTTTATGCTGTTGAAGAAGAAAACGAACATATATTTATTGAAGGCATTGATGGTGTGAAACAAGTTGAAGAAGAATCTCG TGGTGTGAACAATACTCACAGCGAAAATCAATCATGTCATTGGAGAGAAGAGATGCTTGTATCCCAAGCTCACAGAAGCAGTTATGGGGGAATCATAGTTACTAACAGCTTAAGAATGCTTAAAGAGAGGAGGGATTTATTTTACCTCATCTCTTTCATAGTTCATAACACTAAACCTGTTGGCCATCAG GATCTTGTTGGTTTGGTCATCTCTATGCTTCTTTTAGGAGATTTTAGCTTAGTGTTGCTTACTTTACTCCAGCTGTATTCAATTTCATTGGTGGATGTCTTTCTGGTTTTGTTTATCTTACCTCTTGGCATTCTTATGCCCTTTCCTGCGGGGATCAATGCTTTATTCAGTCATGGACCTAGGCGCTCTGCAGGCCTTGCACGTATCTATGCTTTGTGGAATGTCACATCCTTGATTAATGTT GTTGTTGCATTTATTTGTGGATATATTCACTATAACAGTCAATCGCCCTCGAGTAAGAAGTTCCCCTTTCAGCCATGGAATATTAGCAT GGATGAAAGTGAATGGTGGATTTTTCCAGCTGGACTGGTTGCATGTAAAATCTTACAATCTCAACTTGTTAATTGGCACATTGCAAATCTGGAGATTCAAGACCGCTCGCTGTATAGTAACGATTTTGAGCTGTTCTGGCAGTCGTGA
- the LOC118040658 gene encoding uncharacterized protein isoform X1 has translation MARFQFNFAFIAFLITTITLTTNPRALSSDSESDSFSIIDFDSNLLFHQDYSPPSPPPPPPHPPSASCTDDLGGIGSIDTACQIVTDVNLTRDVYIEGKGDFYIHPGVRFHCPNFGCSITINISGNFNLSVNSSILTGTFELVANNASFFNGSVVNTTGLAGDPPPQTSGTPQGLEGAGGGHGGRGACCLMDKDKLPEDVWGGDAYSWSSLQEPCSYGSKGGSTSKEVDYGGGGGGRVKMTVKEYLVLDGAVLADGGSGGVKGGGGSGGSIHLKAYKMTGGGKISACGGNGFAGGGGGRVSVDIFSRHDDPQIFVHGGNSLGCPKNAGGAGTLYDAVARSLTVSNHNMSTDTDTLLLEFPYQPLWTNVYVRNHGRATVPLFWSRVQVQGQISLLCSGVLSFGLAHYASSEFELLAEELLMSDSVIKVYGALRMSVKMFLMWNSQMLIDGGEDATVGTSLLEASNLVVLKESSVIHSNANLGVHGQGLLNLSGPGNWIEAQRLVLSLFYSIHVAPGSVLRGPVENATSDAITPRLHCQLEECPSELLHPPEDCNVNSSLSFTLQICRVEDITVEGLIEGSVVHFHRARTIYVPSSGTISASGMGCTGGVGRGNVLSNGVGSGGGHGGKGGSACYNDSCIEGGVSYGNAELPCELGSGSGEEMSAGSTAGGGIIVMGSLEHPLSSLSVEGSVRADGESFKGVTRDQLVVMNGTGGGPGGGSGGTILLFLHTLDVGGYAVLSSVGGYGSPKGGGGGGGGRVHFHWSDIPTGDVYQPIARVNGSIHTWGGLGRDEGHAGENGTVSGKACPKGLYGIFCEECPAGTYKNVTGSDRALCRPCPADDIPHRAAYVTVRGGIAKTPCPYKCVSDRFHMPHCYTALEELIYTFGGPWLFGLLLLGLLILLALVLSVARMKFVGVDELPGPAPTQHGSQIDHSFPFLESLNEVLETNRAEESQSHVHRMYFMGRNTFSEPWHLPHTPPEQIKEIVYEGAFNTFVDEINGIAAYQWWEGAIYSILSVLAYPLAWSWQQWRRRIKLQRLREFVRSEYDHACLRSCRSRALYEGLKVAATSDLMLVYLDFFLGGDEKRTDIPARLHQRFPMSILFGGDGSYMAPFSIQSDNILTSLMSQMVPPTTWYRMAAGLNAQLRLVRRGRLRVTFRPVLRWLETHANPALRIHGIHVDLAWFQATTSGHCQYGLLVYAVEEENEHIFIEGIDGVKQVEEESRGVNNTHSENQSCHWREEMLVSQAHRSSYGGIIVTNSLRMLKERRDLFYLISFIVHNTKPVGHQDLVGLVISMLLLGDFSLVLLTLLQLYSISLVDVFLVLFILPLGILMPFPAGINALFSHGPRRSAGLARIYALWNVTSLINVVVAFICGYIHYNSQSPSSKKFPFQPWNISMDESEWWIFPAGLVACKILQSQLVNWHIANLEIQDRSLYSNDFELFWQS, from the exons ATGGCTCGATTCCAGTTCAATTTCGCCTTCATAGCCTTTTTAATTACAACAATAACCCTAACCACAAACCCTAGAGCTCTCTCTTCGGATTCGGAATCCGATTCCTTTTCGATAATTGATTTCGATTCCAATCTCCTCTTCCACCAAGACTACTCACCACCGTCACCACCTCCACCGCCACCGCATCCACCGTCGGCATCTTGCACTGATGATCTCGGAGGCATCGGTTCGATTGATACTGCGTGTCAAATAGTTACCGACGTGAATCTCACTCGTGACGTGTATATAGAAGGGAAAGGAGATTTTTATATCCATCCCGGTGTGAGGTTCCATTGCCCTAATTTTGGATGTTCAATAACGATCAATATCTCAGGAAATTTCAATTTATCAGTTAATTCGTCGATTTTGACCGGTACGTTTGAGCTTGTTGCGAATAatgctagtttttttaatggttcGGTTGTGAATACGACGGGATTAGCTGGGGATCCTCCTCCGCAAACGAGTGGGACACCACAGGGGTTAGAAGGGGCCGGTGGAGGGCATGGAGGGAGAGGGGCATGTTGTTTGATGGATAAAGATAAGTTGCCGGAGGATGTTTGGGGAGGGGATGCGTATTCGTGGTCGAGTTTGCAGGAGCCATGTAGTTATGGGAGTAAAGGAGGGAGTACGAGTAAGGAAGTGGATTATGGAGGGGGAGGAGGTGGGAGAGTGAAAATGACAGTGAAGGAGTATTTGGTTTTGGATGGGGCTGTATTGGCTGATGGTGGTAGTGGGGGTGTCAAGGGAGGTGGTGGTTCTGGTGGGAGCATACATTTGAAGGcatataaaat GACTGGAGGTGGCAAAATAAGTGCTTGTGGAGGTAATGGTTTTGCCGGCGGTGGCGGAGGAAGAGTTTCAGTTGACATTTTCAGTAGACATGATGACCCTCAAATATTTGTGCATG GAGGAAATAGTCTTGGTTGTCCAAAAAATGCAGGTGGTGCTGGAACTTTATATGATGCTGTTGCCCGGAGCCTTACCGTAAGCAATCACAATATGTCTACTGATACAGATACGCTTCTATTGGAGTTTCCTTATCAGCCTCTCTGGACAAACGTTTATGTTCGAAATCATGGCAGGGCTACTGTTCCATTGTTCTGGAGTCGTGTCCAG GTCCAAGGACAAATAAGTCTGTTATGTAGTGGAGTCTTAAGCTTTGGGCTGGCTCATTATGCTTCATCAGAGTTTGAATTGCTGGCCGAAGAGCTTTTAATGAGTGACTCTGTAATCAAG GTATATGGTGCTCTACGCATGAGTGTAAAAATGTTCTTAATGTGGAATTCCCAAATGCTCATAGATGGGGGTGAAGATGCAACTGTTGGGACTTCTTTACTTGAGGCTAGCAATCTAGTTGTTCTCAAG GAATCATCTGTCATACATTCTAATGCCAATCTGGGAGTTCATGGTCAAGGTCTATTGAATTTGTCAGGACCAGGCAATTGGATCGAAGCTCAACGTTTGGTTCTATCACTATTTTACAGTATTCAT GTTGCACCTGGATCTGTTTTGCGTGGTCCTGTTGAGAATGCAACAAGTGATGCTAT TACACCACGGCTCCATTGCCAACTTGAAGAGTGCCCTTCTGAACTACTTCACCCCCCTGAAGATTGCAATGTGAACTCATCTCTTTCTTTTACTCTTCAG ATATGCCGAGTGGAGGATATAACTGTTGAAGGACTTATAGAAGGATCTGTTGTTCATTTTCATCGGGCCAGAACAATATATGTTCCGTCTTCTGGAACAATAAGTGCGTCTGGCATGG GTTGCACTGGTGGTGTGGGTAGAGGTAATGTTTTAAGCAATGGTGTTGGCAGTGGTGGTGGCCATGGTGGTAAAGGTGGGTCTGCATGTTACAACGATAGTTGTATTGAGGGTGGTGTTTCATATGGTAATGCAGAGTTACCTTGTGAACTTGGTAGTGGAAGTGGAGAGGAAATGTCTGCTGGTTCTACTGCAGGTGGTGGtattatag TAATGGGTTCATTGGAGCATCCCTTGTCAAGTTTGTCTGTTGAAGGTTCAGTCAGAGCTGATGGTGAAAGTTTTAAAGGAGTCACCAGAGATCAACTGGTTGTCATGAATGGTACTGGTGGAGGTCCTGGCGGTGGCTCTGGAGGAACTATTCTTCTGTTCTTGCATACTCTAGATGTTGGTGGGTATGCTGTTCTTTCAAGTGTTGGGGGATATGGTAGTCCGAAGGGGGgcggtggaggtggtggtggaagGGTTCACTTCCATTGGTCAGACATTCCAACTGGGGACGTGTACCAGCCCATTGCTCGTGTGAATGGAAGCATCCACACTTG GGGAGGATTGGGAAGAGATGAGGGTCATGCTGGGGAAAACGGGACAGTGTCAGGGAAAGCTTGCCCAAAGGGGTTGTATGGAATATTTTGTGAG GAATGCCCAGCTGGAACATACAAGAATGTAACTGGATCCGATAGAGCTCTCTGTCGTCCTTGCCCTGCTGATGATATTCCTCATCGTGCTGCATATGTAACTGTTCGAG GTGGTATTGCCAAAACACCATGTCCTTACAAATGTGTTTCAGACAGATTTCACATGCCACATTGTTATACAGCCCTGGAAGAGTTGATTTACACTTTTGGTGGGCCATGGCTGTTTGGACTTCTTCTTTTGGGTCTCCTAATCCTCTTAGCTCTGGTGCTCAGTGTTGCTCGGATGAAATTTGTTGGGGTGGATGAATTACCTGGTCCAGCTCCCACTCAACATGGTTCTCAGATAGATCATTCTTTTCCCTTCCTGGAGTCATTGAATGAG GTCCTGGAGACAAATAGAGCTGAGGAGTCTCAGAGTCATGTGCACAGAATGTATTTTATGGGCCGTAATACTTTCAGTGAGCCTTGGCATCTTCCCCACACTCCTCCTGAGCAAATAAAAGAGATTGT ATATGAGGGTGCATTCAATACATTTGTGGATGAGATTAATGGTATAGCTGCTTATCAATGGTGGGAAGGTGCAATTTACAGTATACTTTCTGTTCTCGCATACCCCCTTGCATGGTCATGGCAGCAATGGAGACGGAGGATCAAATTGCAAAGACTGCGAGAGTTTGTTCGATCAGAGTATGATCATGCTTGCTTGCGCTCTTGCCGTTCACGGGCTCTCTATGAAGGGCTCAAG GTAGCTGCAACGTCTGATTTAATGCTCGTGTACTTGGATTTCTTCCTTGGTGGAGATGAGAAAAGAACTGATATTCCTGCTCGCCTACATCAAAGATTTCCAATGTCTATTCTTTTTGGAGGTGATGGAAGTTATATGGCTCCTTTCTCAATTCAAAGTGACAATATTCTTACCAGCCTCATGAGCCAG ATGGTCCCTCCTACCACGTGGTATCGAATGGCAGCTGGTTTGAATGCACAGCTGCGCTTAGTTCGTCGTGGGCGGCTAAGAGTAACTTTTCGACCTGTCCTGAGATGGCTTGAAACACATGCAAATCCAGCTTTGAGAATCCATGGGATACATGTTGATCTTGCGTGGTTTCAGGCTACTACTTCTGGTCATTGCCAGTATGGACTTTTGGTTTATGCTGTTGAAGAAGAAAACGAACATATATTTATTGAAGGCATTGATGGTGTGAAACAAGTTGAAGAAGAATCTCG TGGTGTGAACAATACTCACAGCGAAAATCAATCATGTCATTGGAGAGAAGAGATGCTTGTATCCCAAGCTCACAGAAGCAGTTATGGGGGAATCATAGTTACTAACAGCTTAAGAATGCTTAAAGAGAGGAGGGATTTATTTTACCTCATCTCTTTCATAGTTCATAACACTAAACCTGTTGGCCATCAG GATCTTGTTGGTTTGGTCATCTCTATGCTTCTTTTAGGAGATTTTAGCTTAGTGTTGCTTACTTTACTCCAGCTGTATTCAATTTCATTGGTGGATGTCTTTCTGGTTTTGTTTATCTTACCTCTTGGCATTCTTATGCCCTTTCCTGCGGGGATCAATGCTTTATTCAGTCATGGACCTAGGCGCTCTGCAGGCCTTGCACGTATCTATGCTTTGTGGAATGTCACATCCTTGATTAATGTT GTTGTTGCATTTATTTGTGGATATATTCACTATAACAGTCAATCGCCCTCGAGTAAGAAGTTCCCCTTTCAGCCATGGAATATTAGCAT GGATGAAAGTGAATGGTGGATTTTTCCAGCTGGACTGGTTGCATGTAAAATCTTACAATCTCAACTTGTTAATTGGCACATTGCAAATCTGGAGATTCAAGACCGCTCGCTGTATAGTAACGATTTTGAGCTGTTCTGGCAGTCGTGA